A region from the Medicago truncatula cultivar Jemalong A17 chromosome 6, MtrunA17r5.0-ANR, whole genome shotgun sequence genome encodes:
- the LOC25495956 gene encoding UDP-glycosyltransferase 1: MKDTIVLYPALGSGHLMPMVELGKLISTHHPSFSITILILTPPNKNTNTNKGTLSPQEQYIANVSTTFPSINFHYIPPISFPTTLPQLLCTLEVCQHSNNHVENILHSISKTTNLKAVILDFFTYSASQVTKKVEIPTYFYYTSGAIFVATFLHFPIVYENATKPIKDLHMPLQIPGLPKSLSTDDYPDGFNDSISENKVLQDMLDSMKTTRECDGIIVNTFDGIEGRAIKALNEGLFIPDGIPSIFCTGPLIASSYGEDENGCLSWLESQPIQSVVLLSFGSMGRFSKAQLNEIALGLEKSEQRFLWVIRSELDLEEQSLDELLPEGFLERTKERGMVVRNWAPQGAILKHDSIGGFVTHCGWNSVLEAVCEGVPMVAWPLYAEQRLNKVILVEEMKVALELKDSKDGFVSGTELGDQIKELMDSDKGKEIRQIIFKMKISAKEAREEGGSSLVALNKLAQLWKQN; this comes from the coding sequence ATGAAGGACACTATAGTTTTGTATCCTGCTCTTGGTAGTGGACACTTGATGCCTATGGTTGAGTTAGGAAAACTAATATCAACTCACCACCCTTCATTTTCCATCACAATTCTCATTCTTACACCcccaaacaaaaacacaaacacaaacaaaggcACCCTTTCTCCACAAGAACAATACATAGCCAATGTTTCGACCACATTTCCCTCAATTAATTTCCATTACATTCCTCCAATTTCATTCCCTACAACACTTCCACAACTCTTATGCACCCTTGAAGTTTGTCAACATAGCAACAACCATGTTGAGAACATTCTCCATTCTATTTCCAAAACCACAAACCTCAAAGCTGTTATCTTAGATTTCTTCACCTATAGTGCCTCACAAGTAACCAAGAAAGTCGAGATCCCGACTTACTTTTATTACACTTCAGGTGCTATCTTTGTAGCCACTTTCCTTCATTTTCcaattgtttatgaaaatgcTACAAAACCTATTAAGGATCTTCATATGCCTCTTCAAATTCCAGGGTTACCAAAGAGTCTTTCAACAGATGATTACCCTGACGGATTCAATGATTCTATTTCTGAGAATAAAGTGTTACAAGATATGCTTGATTCCATGAAAACTACGAGGGAATGTGATGGGATTATAGTGAACACTTTTGATGGTATTGAAGGAAGAGCAATTAAAGCTTTGAATGAAGGATTATTTATTCCTGATGGTATTCCATCCATTTTCTGTACTGGACCTTTGATCGCATCTTCATATGGAGAAGATGAAAATGGGTGTCTAAGTTGGCTTGAGTCGCAACCTATTCAAAGCGTCGTGTTGTTAAGTTTTGGAAGCATGGGAAGATTTTCTAAGGCTCAGTTGAATGAGATAGCACTTGGATTGGAAAAAAGTGAGCAAAGATTCTTGTGGGTTATTAGGAGCGAGTTGGATTTAGAGGAGCAAAGTTTGGACGAGTTGCTCCCTGAAGGGTTTTTGGAGAGGACAAAAGAAAGGGGAATGGTGGTAAGAAATTGGGCACCACAAGGTGCAATATTAAAGCATGACTCGATCGGTGGATTCGTGACACATTGTGGATGGAACTCGGTGTTGGAAGCTGTATGTGAAGGAGTGCCTATGGTGGCATGGCCATTGTATGCAGAACAAAGGCTGAACAAGGTGATTTTGGTTGAGGAGATGAAGGTTGCTTTGGAATTGAAGGATTCAAAAGACGGGTTTGTGAGTGGAACCGAGTTAGGGGATCAAATTAAGGAATTAATGGACTCCGATAAGGGGAAAGAGATTAGACAAATTATTTTCAAGATGAAAATAAGTGCTAAAGAGGCAAGAGAAGAAGGTGGAAGTTCCCTTGTCGCTTTGAATAAGTTGGCTCAGTTGTGGAAGCAGAATTAG